From one Paractinoplanes brasiliensis genomic stretch:
- a CDS encoding 3-hydroxybutyrate dehydrogenase, whose protein sequence is MTTTRVVALDLSGRTAMVTGGASGIGRACARRLAEAGAEVLVVDVGEGAGVRADLSDPEAIDALPANVDVLVNNAGLQFVAPLPEFPPERFAYLQRVMVEAPFRLARKVLPHMYERGWGRVVNISSVHGLIASPYKSAYVTAKHGLEGLSKTIALEGAGRGVTSNCVNPAFVRTPLVDKQIADQAAAHGIPESEVIEKIMLDRTAIKRLITPEEVAELVAYLCTPAADLITGASIALDGGWTAH, encoded by the coding sequence ATGACGACGACACGAGTGGTCGCCCTCGACCTGTCCGGACGGACAGCGATGGTGACCGGCGGCGCCAGCGGCATCGGCCGGGCCTGCGCGCGACGGCTGGCCGAAGCGGGCGCCGAAGTCCTGGTCGTGGACGTGGGGGAGGGGGCCGGGGTACGGGCCGACCTCTCCGACCCGGAAGCGATCGACGCCCTGCCCGCGAACGTCGACGTCCTGGTCAACAACGCCGGGTTGCAGTTCGTGGCGCCGCTGCCCGAGTTCCCGCCCGAACGCTTCGCCTACCTGCAGCGGGTCATGGTCGAGGCGCCGTTCCGGCTCGCCCGCAAGGTGCTGCCGCACATGTACGAGCGGGGCTGGGGCCGGGTCGTCAACATCTCGTCGGTGCACGGGCTGATCGCCTCGCCCTACAAGTCGGCCTACGTGACCGCCAAGCACGGGCTCGAAGGCCTGTCCAAGACGATCGCGCTGGAAGGCGCCGGGCGAGGGGTCACCTCGAACTGCGTGAACCCCGCCTTCGTCCGCACGCCGCTGGTCGACAAGCAGATCGCCGACCAGGCCGCCGCCCACGGCATACCCGAGTCCGAGGTCATCGAAAAGATCATGCTGGACCGTACGGCGATCAAACGGCTGATCACCCCCGAGGAGGTGGCCGAGCTGGTGGCGTACCTGTGCACCCCCGCCGCCGACCTGATCACCGGCGCGTCGATCGCCCTCGACGGCGGCTGGACGGCCCACTGA
- a CDS encoding flavin-containing monooxygenase: MTTEVTAEATFAAWLDRFTSALAAADATGTAALLARDCWWRDLLAITWDLGTYRGRGNVAAMLGEHLTPESFTNVTMTTEFGPRFQGDDMVEGFLTFETPLGYGRAAVRLRPENGEWAAWTVMTELDDLRGHERRIGPHRSKGPRHQASRTGNWRDEREEHVRYEHTDPDVVVIGAGQGGLAVAANLGLMGVDTLILEKSERVGDGWRKRYHSLVLHDPVWADALPYMPYPESWPVYCPKDKIADWFESYAAAMELNVWTSAEMTGSSYDEATGRWTLRVSRPGGERVLHPRDVILATGAAGEPNVPDVPGRDLFQGVSYHSSRHDDASRWAGRKAVVVGACNSGHDIAQDLYEAGADVTLVQRSSTHIISQEHGIPAIFGSNFVEGGPPTKYADLLAAGTPWPLVLEMAKEGVKETARKDADLLARLDAAGFQRNDGPDGTGLMGYALAYGGGYYIDVGASGLIADGKIKLAQGSGLAAFTPDGIRLEDGRTLQADLVVLATGYRNMRETARRLFGDEVADRLPLVLGIGEDGEIGGLYRRTGHPAFWYMGGPLAWVRIYSKHLALQITAKHAEIQPE; the protein is encoded by the coding sequence ATGACAACCGAAGTCACGGCGGAGGCCACGTTCGCCGCCTGGCTCGACCGATTCACCTCGGCGCTCGCGGCCGCCGACGCCACCGGCACCGCCGCGCTGCTGGCGCGGGACTGCTGGTGGCGTGATCTGCTCGCGATCACCTGGGACCTGGGCACCTACCGCGGCCGCGGGAACGTGGCGGCGATGCTCGGCGAGCACCTCACCCCCGAATCCTTCACGAACGTCACCATGACCACCGAGTTCGGCCCGCGGTTCCAGGGCGACGACATGGTCGAGGGCTTCCTGACCTTCGAGACCCCGCTCGGGTACGGCCGGGCCGCCGTACGGCTGCGGCCCGAGAACGGCGAGTGGGCCGCCTGGACCGTGATGACCGAGCTCGACGACCTGCGCGGCCACGAACGCCGGATCGGCCCGCACCGCTCCAAGGGCCCGAGACACCAGGCATCCCGTACGGGGAACTGGCGCGACGAACGCGAGGAGCACGTCCGCTACGAGCACACCGACCCCGACGTCGTGGTGATCGGCGCCGGCCAGGGTGGTCTCGCCGTCGCGGCCAACCTGGGGCTGATGGGCGTCGACACGCTGATCCTGGAGAAGAGCGAGCGGGTCGGCGACGGCTGGCGCAAGCGTTACCACTCGCTGGTGCTGCACGACCCGGTGTGGGCCGACGCGCTGCCCTACATGCCGTACCCGGAGTCGTGGCCGGTCTACTGCCCCAAGGACAAGATCGCCGACTGGTTCGAGTCGTACGCCGCCGCCATGGAGCTCAACGTCTGGACCTCGGCCGAGATGACCGGGAGCAGCTACGACGAGGCGACCGGCCGATGGACGCTGCGGGTCAGCCGGCCCGGCGGCGAGCGTGTCCTGCATCCGCGCGACGTCATCCTGGCCACCGGCGCCGCGGGCGAGCCCAACGTTCCCGATGTGCCCGGCCGTGACCTCTTCCAGGGCGTCAGTTACCACTCGAGCCGCCACGACGACGCGTCGAGGTGGGCCGGTCGCAAGGCCGTCGTGGTGGGCGCCTGCAACAGCGGCCACGACATCGCGCAGGACCTGTACGAGGCCGGCGCCGACGTCACGCTGGTGCAGCGCTCGTCGACGCACATCATCAGCCAGGAACACGGCATCCCGGCCATATTCGGCAGCAACTTCGTCGAGGGCGGCCCGCCGACCAAGTACGCCGACCTGCTGGCGGCCGGCACCCCGTGGCCGCTTGTGCTCGAGATGGCCAAGGAGGGCGTCAAGGAGACCGCCCGCAAGGACGCCGACCTGCTGGCCCGGCTCGACGCGGCCGGTTTCCAACGCAACGACGGCCCCGACGGCACCGGCCTGATGGGCTACGCCCTGGCGTACGGCGGCGGCTACTACATCGACGTGGGCGCCTCGGGGCTCATCGCCGACGGGAAGATCAAACTGGCCCAGGGTTCCGGACTGGCCGCGTTCACCCCCGACGGCATCCGTCTGGAGGACGGCCGCACCCTGCAGGCCGACCTCGTCGTGCTCGCGACCGGGTACCGCAACATGCGCGAGACGGCTCGCCGGCTCTTCGGCGACGAGGTCGCCGACCGGCTCCCGCTCGTCCTCGGCATCGGCGAGGACGGCGAGATCGGCGGACTGTACCGGCGCACCGGGCACCCGGCGTTCTGGTACATGGGCGGCCCGCTCGCCTGGGTCCGCATCTACTCCAAGCACCTCGCACTCCAGATCACCGCCAAGCACGCGGAGATCCAGCCGGAGTAA
- a CDS encoding lanthionine synthetase LanC family protein, producing MVELLFGNAGAGLGALHAGDLELAVVAVTPYLGTADPTPGGVNWAVRPSPARSHHIAHGTLGIVAGLAAVGAAAGRGDMVDLALAGAADVVSRDEAGPAGFLVPHSDPPHRPELIERYSYGWCNGPAGDAQVFRLLGALTGDPAWAALNDRCWHTVTHSGLPRRLRPGFWDNNGRCCGTAGVLAPALDRHVEQGQSLDFAGVLVQDLAARAIVDSAGGRWSNFEHRETPSDLEPAPGWAMGNAGIVRELLRYARVTTGGDPAYAVPWPDHTPIC from the coding sequence ATGGTCGAACTGCTCTTCGGCAACGCCGGGGCCGGGCTGGGGGCGCTGCACGCCGGTGACCTCGAGCTGGCCGTTGTGGCGGTGACGCCGTACCTGGGAACCGCGGATCCGACACCGGGCGGGGTGAACTGGGCGGTGCGGCCGAGCCCGGCCCGTTCGCACCACATCGCGCACGGGACGCTCGGCATCGTCGCGGGGCTCGCCGCCGTGGGGGCGGCTGCGGGGCGCGGTGACATGGTGGACCTGGCCTTGGCGGGCGCGGCCGACGTGGTGTCGCGGGACGAGGCCGGGCCGGCGGGTTTCCTGGTGCCGCATTCCGATCCGCCGCACCGGCCCGAGCTGATCGAGCGCTACAGCTACGGCTGGTGCAACGGGCCGGCCGGCGACGCCCAGGTGTTCCGGCTGCTCGGTGCGTTGACCGGGGACCCGGCCTGGGCCGCGCTGAACGACCGCTGCTGGCACACGGTGACCCACAGCGGCCTTCCGCGGCGGCTGCGGCCCGGGTTCTGGGACAACAACGGCCGCTGCTGCGGGACGGCGGGGGTGCTGGCGCCGGCCCTCGACCGGCACGTCGAGCAGGGCCAATCCCTCGATTTCGCCGGCGTGCTGGTCCAGGACCTCGCCGCACGGGCCATTGTGGACTCGGCGGGCGGGCGGTGGTCGAACTTCGAGCACCGCGAGACCCCGAGCGACCTGGAACCGGCGCCGGGCTGGGCGATGGGCAACGCCGGCATCGTGCGCGAGCTGCTGCGGTACGCCCGCGTCACCACGGGCGGCGATCCCGCGTACGCGGTGCCGTGGCCCGACCACACGCCCATCTGTTGA
- a CDS encoding sensor histidine kinase has protein sequence MNRIAAWRERAGLVGAWRLVYEAGVVGLLTVTAVVLSASAGWYPLAPWLVGVATPVLLALRLTHPLIAYVATAVIGLGTGGPNSLVLAFLSASIGYRARRWWQVVAGLSVSWTLFQLSILWEEPLSLEWVVLGTLWFAMLAVLPAGVARMVRRRRTLLDAMHGRNLQLHSQQQEVARQAQARERARIARDMHDSLGHKLTLISLYSGMLRTAGDEERAETADLVKQTSSAAMTELRQILGLLGQDDPQSSVRPLTGLDELAEQARASGARVELIREGEPAPQASMTEHAAYRVIQEGLTNALRHAQGGSITLLLRYEPDALIAAVTNTPGQRVVRVTSGQGLLGLAERVRIAGGLLYHGSTPDGGYRVAATLPHLDDTNPAPAAPESPPEAAADFVAVIEGHRRRSRFVLVATSLSVAAFLALCVAGVWLLSAFAAVNRETYDAARVGASENEVREMLPDAEIATATPEGCLDYPASLTEQMREESGNLNYRFCFRDGKLADKQIIRGEPS, from the coding sequence ATGAACAGGATTGCCGCCTGGCGGGAGCGCGCCGGTCTGGTCGGGGCGTGGCGGCTGGTCTACGAGGCCGGCGTGGTGGGCCTGCTGACCGTGACGGCGGTGGTGCTGTCGGCCTCCGCGGGGTGGTATCCGCTCGCGCCGTGGCTGGTCGGGGTGGCCACGCCGGTGCTGCTGGCGCTGCGGCTGACGCATCCGCTGATCGCGTACGTCGCCACGGCCGTGATCGGGCTCGGCACGGGCGGGCCGAACAGCCTGGTGCTGGCGTTCCTGAGCGCCTCGATCGGCTATCGCGCACGCCGCTGGTGGCAGGTCGTGGCCGGGCTGAGCGTGTCCTGGACCCTTTTCCAGCTGTCGATCCTGTGGGAGGAACCGCTCAGCCTCGAGTGGGTGGTGCTCGGCACGCTGTGGTTCGCGATGCTGGCGGTGCTGCCGGCCGGGGTGGCCCGGATGGTCCGGCGGCGGCGCACCCTGCTCGACGCGATGCACGGGCGCAACCTGCAGCTGCACAGCCAGCAGCAGGAGGTCGCCCGCCAGGCGCAGGCCCGCGAGAGGGCCCGGATCGCCCGCGACATGCACGACTCGCTGGGGCACAAGCTCACCCTGATCTCGCTGTACTCGGGCATGCTGCGCACGGCCGGCGACGAGGAACGGGCCGAGACCGCGGACCTCGTCAAGCAGACCTCGTCGGCGGCGATGACCGAGCTGCGCCAGATCCTCGGGCTGCTCGGTCAGGACGACCCCCAATCCTCCGTACGCCCCCTGACCGGCCTGGACGAACTGGCCGAGCAGGCCCGGGCGTCGGGCGCGCGGGTGGAGCTGATCCGCGAGGGCGAGCCGGCGCCGCAGGCCTCGATGACGGAGCACGCGGCGTACCGGGTGATCCAGGAGGGCCTGACCAACGCGCTGCGGCACGCCCAGGGCGGCTCGATCACCCTGTTGCTGCGGTACGAGCCGGACGCGCTGATCGCCGCGGTCACCAACACGCCCGGGCAGCGGGTGGTGCGGGTGACCAGCGGGCAGGGGCTGCTCGGCCTGGCCGAACGGGTCCGGATCGCCGGCGGCCTGCTTTATCACGGGTCCACACCGGACGGCGGTTACCGGGTGGCGGCCACGCTGCCCCACCTCGACGACACCAACCCTGCCCCCGCCGCGCCCGAGAGCCCACCGGAAGCGGCGGCCGACTTCGTGGCCGTGATCGAGGGGCATCGCCGCCGGTCCCGGTTCGTGCTGGTCGCGACGTCGCTGTCGGTCGCCGCTTTCCTGGCGCTGTGTGTGGCCGGGGTGTGGCTCCTCTCGGCGTTCGCGGCGGTGAACCGCGAGACCTACGACGCGGCCCGGGTCGGCGCGTCCGAGAACGAGGTGCGCGAGATGCTTCCGGACGCCGAGATCGCGACCGCCACCCCGGAGGGCTGCCTCGACTACCCGGCCTCGCTGACGGAACAGATGCGCGAGGAGTCCGGCAACTTGAACTATCGTTTCTGCTTCCGCGACGGCAAGCTTGCCGACAAACAGATCATCCGGGGAGAGCCGTCTTGA
- a CDS encoding alpha/beta hydrolase, whose protein sequence is MQELDIPVRGGTLRAVRWPGDGPVVLAAHGITANALSFAALAPALAGRVQLVALDLRGRARSSELPGPYGMAAHIADVIAAADHLGLERVPLIGHSMGGFVVAATAAAHPARVSSVLLIDGGVVIPAPPGADVDEVLTAVVGPAVRRLSMTFPDEQAYLDFFRAHPALRDSWSPAVAAYVARDLTGTPPSLRSSCSLSAVRADATDTLIDRTTVDAVHHLKCPARLLWAERGLQNQTPGLYSDPGVDFPAEFVPDVNHYTILFDPRAVSLVADRVVELAG, encoded by the coding sequence ATGCAGGAGCTCGACATCCCCGTACGGGGTGGCACGCTGCGCGCCGTCCGCTGGCCCGGCGACGGCCCGGTCGTGCTGGCCGCGCACGGCATCACCGCGAACGCGCTCTCCTTCGCCGCCCTGGCCCCGGCGCTGGCCGGGCGGGTACAGCTCGTCGCGCTCGACCTGCGCGGACGTGCCCGCAGCAGCGAACTGCCCGGCCCGTACGGCATGGCCGCGCACATCGCCGACGTCATCGCGGCCGCCGATCACCTGGGGCTGGAACGCGTCCCGCTGATCGGCCACTCGATGGGCGGTTTCGTGGTGGCCGCGACCGCCGCCGCCCACCCCGCCCGGGTCAGCAGCGTCCTGCTCATCGACGGCGGTGTGGTCATACCCGCCCCGCCCGGCGCCGACGTCGACGAGGTGCTGACAGCCGTCGTCGGCCCCGCCGTCCGCCGGCTGAGCATGACGTTCCCCGACGAGCAGGCGTACCTGGACTTCTTCCGAGCCCACCCCGCGCTGCGCGACAGCTGGTCACCGGCCGTCGCCGCGTACGTCGCCCGCGACCTCACCGGCACCCCGCCGTCCCTGCGCTCGTCGTGCTCACTTTCCGCGGTGCGAGCCGACGCCACCGACACCCTGATCGACCGTACGACCGTCGACGCCGTGCACCACCTCAAGTGCCCGGCCCGCCTGCTGTGGGCCGAACGTGGCCTGCAGAACCAGACCCCCGGCCTGTACTCGGACCCCGGCGTCGATTTCCCCGCCGAGTTCGTGCCGGACGTCAACCACTACACGATCCTGTTCGACCCACGGGCCGTGTCCCTCGTCGCCGACCGCGTGGTGGAACTGGCCGGGTGA
- a CDS encoding alpha/beta hydrolase encodes METRDLRVQARGITQNVLVGGPEDGTPVLLVHGNCSSAQFWTPLIRRLPGGIRVVAPDLRGYGRSETAPVDATRGLSDFADDVAALLDDRSLFPQDGPVVVAAHSMGGGVVMRMLADHPGRFSAVLLEAPVSPYGFGGTRDLEGALTTADCAGTGGGAANPDFVARIQAGDRSADAPTSPLSVLRSAYVADPASLGEDEQLLLDTVLSTAIGDDNYPGDGTTVESWPGMGPGNRGVLNTMAPNHFNVADALAGAASKPPIVWVRGDRDAIVSDTSLFDLAYLGSLGAVPGWPGAEVCPPQPMVGQTRAVLQRYAANGGSFREVVYDNCGHSPHIERPAEVTAELLALLGH; translated from the coding sequence ATGGAGACCCGTGATCTTCGTGTGCAGGCTCGTGGCATCACCCAGAACGTGCTGGTCGGCGGCCCGGAGGACGGGACACCGGTGCTGCTGGTGCACGGCAACTGCTCGTCGGCCCAGTTCTGGACGCCGCTGATCCGGCGGCTCCCCGGCGGCATCCGGGTGGTCGCGCCCGACCTGCGCGGTTACGGCCGCAGCGAGACGGCGCCGGTCGACGCCACCCGGGGGCTGAGCGACTTCGCCGACGACGTGGCCGCGCTGCTCGACGACCGCAGCCTGTTCCCGCAGGACGGGCCGGTGGTGGTGGCCGCGCACTCGATGGGCGGCGGCGTGGTGATGCGGATGCTGGCCGACCACCCCGGGCGGTTCTCCGCCGTCCTGCTCGAGGCGCCCGTGAGCCCGTACGGGTTCGGTGGGACCCGCGACCTCGAGGGCGCCCTGACGACGGCCGACTGCGCGGGCACCGGCGGCGGCGCGGCCAACCCGGATTTCGTGGCCCGCATCCAGGCCGGCGACCGCAGCGCCGACGCGCCGACCAGCCCGCTGTCGGTGCTGCGCTCGGCCTACGTCGCCGACCCGGCTTCCCTCGGCGAGGACGAACAACTGCTGCTCGACACGGTGCTGAGCACGGCGATCGGCGACGACAACTACCCGGGCGACGGGACAACGGTGGAGAGCTGGCCGGGCATGGGACCGGGCAACCGCGGCGTGCTCAACACCATGGCGCCCAACCACTTCAACGTCGCCGACGCCCTGGCCGGGGCCGCGTCGAAGCCGCCGATCGTGTGGGTGCGCGGCGACCGGGACGCCATCGTCTCCGACACCTCCCTGTTCGACCTGGCCTACCTGGGCTCGCTCGGCGCGGTGCCGGGCTGGCCGGGGGCCGAGGTCTGCCCGCCCCAGCCGATGGTCGGCCAGACCCGCGCGGTGCTGCAGCGCTACGCGGCGAACGGCGGCAGCTTCCGCGAGGTCGTCTACGACAACTGCGGCCACTCCCCGCATATCGAGCGCCCGGCCGAGGTGACCGCCGAGCTGCTCGCCCTGCTCGGGCACTGA
- a CDS encoding response regulator, whose product MTDPLRVLLADDDSLIRTAIDAILRPAAGIELIAQAGDGRTAIDLTVRHRPDVALLDIQMPVLDGLAALREIRHLAPAVRVVVLTTFGQDDYVAQALASGAAGFLLKESAAEELEYAIRAAAAGNAYLSPKITRQVLERLPTPASRPTEDLAKVDTLSEREREVLIRLAQGLSNAEIGKQLFVSEGTVKTHVYHVFAKLGVENRVQAAMLAQRTGLLDN is encoded by the coding sequence TTGACCGATCCGCTGCGTGTCCTGCTGGCCGACGACGACTCGCTGATCCGGACGGCGATCGACGCGATCCTGCGGCCGGCCGCCGGCATCGAGCTGATCGCGCAGGCGGGCGACGGCCGTACGGCGATCGACCTGACCGTGCGGCACCGGCCGGACGTGGCGCTGCTGGACATCCAGATGCCGGTGCTCGACGGTCTGGCCGCGCTGCGCGAGATCCGGCACCTCGCTCCCGCCGTACGGGTCGTCGTGCTCACCACGTTCGGGCAGGACGACTACGTCGCGCAGGCGCTGGCCTCCGGGGCCGCGGGTTTCCTGCTCAAGGAGTCGGCCGCCGAGGAACTCGAGTACGCGATCCGGGCCGCCGCGGCGGGCAACGCCTACCTGTCACCGAAGATCACGCGGCAGGTGCTCGAACGGCTGCCGACGCCGGCCAGCCGCCCGACCGAGGACCTGGCCAAGGTGGACACTCTCAGCGAGCGGGAGCGTGAGGTGCTGATCCGGCTGGCCCAGGGCCTGTCCAACGCCGAGATCGGCAAGCAGCTGTTCGTGTCCGAGGGCACCGTGAAGACGCACGTCTATCACGTGTTCGCGAAACTCGGCGTGGAGAACAGGGTGCAGGCGGCCATGCTGGCACAGCGCACCGGGCTGCTCGACAACTAA
- a CDS encoding acyl-CoA dehydrogenase family protein, translated as MTDLAARVRSFIDTHVIPAENESDGDIEAAGGEELRLKLQEHARREGIFAPHAPTAYGGRGLTMTERAPVFEAAGRSVFGPMALGVNAPDEGNVHLLDQVASPAQRTRYLGPLARGEVRSAFAMTEPPPGAGSDPSMLRTVARDAPGGWLISGRKKFITGADGAGFLIVMARTDAGATMFLVPADAPGVHLNRHVSTMDKSMLGGHCELTLDDVRAGPEDVLGEVGQGFRYAQVRLGPARTTHVMRWLGAAQRAHEAAVAYAAARSAWGQPLTGLGMVEQMIADNEIDLAATRALLMSACRALDAGSPAREQTSLAKVFGAEALHRVADRAMQMCGGAGVSADLPVARIAREIRPFRIYDGPSEVHRMSLARRAVRRYGVAQP; from the coding sequence ATGACCGATTTGGCGGCTCGCGTCCGGTCCTTCATCGACACCCACGTGATCCCCGCCGAGAACGAATCGGACGGCGACATCGAGGCGGCCGGCGGCGAAGAACTCCGCCTCAAGCTGCAGGAACACGCGCGGCGCGAGGGCATCTTCGCGCCGCACGCCCCCACCGCGTACGGGGGAAGGGGTCTGACGATGACGGAACGCGCGCCGGTCTTCGAAGCGGCCGGGCGCTCGGTGTTCGGGCCGATGGCGCTCGGCGTCAACGCGCCCGACGAGGGCAACGTGCACCTGCTCGACCAGGTCGCCTCCCCCGCCCAGCGCACCCGCTACCTGGGCCCCCTGGCCCGCGGCGAGGTGCGGTCGGCGTTCGCGATGACCGAACCCCCACCCGGCGCCGGCTCCGACCCGTCGATGCTGCGGACTGTCGCCCGTGACGCGCCCGGCGGCTGGCTGATCAGCGGCCGCAAGAAATTCATCACCGGGGCCGACGGGGCGGGGTTCCTCATCGTCATGGCCCGCACGGACGCCGGGGCCACCATGTTCCTGGTCCCCGCGGACGCGCCCGGGGTCCACCTGAACCGGCACGTGTCCACCATGGACAAATCGATGCTGGGCGGGCACTGCGAGCTGACCCTCGACGACGTCCGGGCCGGGCCCGAAGACGTGCTGGGCGAGGTCGGCCAGGGCTTCCGGTACGCGCAGGTCAGGCTCGGGCCGGCCCGCACGACCCACGTGATGCGCTGGCTCGGCGCGGCCCAGCGGGCCCACGAGGCGGCCGTTGCCTACGCCGCTGCCCGGTCGGCCTGGGGGCAGCCGCTGACGGGCCTGGGCATGGTCGAGCAGATGATCGCCGACAACGAGATCGACCTGGCCGCCACCCGGGCCCTGCTGATGTCGGCGTGCCGGGCCCTGGACGCCGGCTCACCCGCCCGCGAACAGACCTCGCTGGCCAAGGTCTTCGGGGCGGAGGCCCTGCACCGGGTGGCCGACCGGGCGATGCAGATGTGCGGGGGTGCTGGGGTTTCGGCCGACCTGCCGGTGGCACGGATCGCCCGCGAGATACGGCCGTTCCGCATCTACGACGGCCCGTCAGAAGTGCACCGCATGTCATTGGCCCGGCGGGCCGTACGCAGGTACGGGGTGGCCCAGCCTTAA